A genomic region of Rhea pennata isolate bPtePen1 chromosome 14, bPtePen1.pri, whole genome shotgun sequence contains the following coding sequences:
- the FAM114A2 gene encoding protein FAM114A2, which yields MSEKDSSENLKEEASHEDENGQKPEKLGSMESSEQGEQEREPVPMTRKRPEPKPPSQPAAIEKVSAETLKVSDSPAAAQTGWGYWGSWGKSLLSTASATVATVGQGISNVIEKAETSLGIPSPSEISSETRDATKGSKNPGDSSTDAVDDGTSFPIAGALGVLSTISTAVQSTGKSVISGGLDALEFIGKKTMDVIAEGDPGFKKTKGLMNRTSTLSQVLREAKEKEEQQTATEVTMATEKKAHYGLLFDEFQGLSHLEALEMLSRESESKVKLVLNALSGEELDTLKEEMEQLREAFSLAEFSEEEEEEEKRGNEEFTKEVTELFSELHVSTKPDKLIVVRTSAHEWIAQFNIALSKEEEESEENQAESGDGDHDVKKSVEDIHAFAIRSLAELTAYSIEMFHKTAALLLHGQKKEVTATDRAKSLSQMTIVLCKELSTFSKEFTTCLTTAGVKEKADVLNPLITGVFLEASNSASYIQDAFQLLLPVLQISLIEARTELLQQ from the exons ATGTCTGAAAAAGACAGCagtgaaaatctgaaagaagaaGCCTCTCATGAAGATGAAAATGGACAGAAACCTGAAAAACTTGGCTCCATGGAGAGCAGTGAACAGGGAGAGCAAGAGCGTGAACCTGTGCCTATGACTCGGAAAAGACCTGAACCTAAACCCCCAAGTCAGCCTGCTGCTATAGAGAAAGTGTCAGCTGAAACACTCAAG GTCTCAGattctcctgctgcagctcagacAGGGTGGGGATACTGGGGAAGCTGGGGGAAATCACTTCTCTCCACTGCATCTGCTACTGTTGCTACCGTAG GTCAAGGCATTTCAAATGTCatagaaaaagcagaaacatccCTTGGGATCCCCAGTCCTAGTGAAATCTCTTCAGAGACTAGAGATGCTACAAAAG GAAGCAAGAATCCTGGTGATAGCAGCACAGATGCAGTTGATGATGGCACTTCCTTTCCTATTGCTGGGGCTCTTGGAGTTTTGTCAACCATCTCTACAGCTGTCCAAAGCACG GGAAAAAGCGTTATTAGTGGAGGTCTAGATGCCTTGGAATTCATTGGGAAAAAGACAATGGATGTGATAGCGGAGGGAGACCCAGgtttcaaaaaaacaaagggCCTAATGAACAGGACCTCTACATTATCTCAG gtctTACGAgaggcaaaggagaaagaagagcagcagaCAGCTACTGAGGTTACCATGGCTACCGAGAAGAAAGCCCATTATGGGTTACTATTTGATGAGTTTCAGGGTCTTTCGCATCTGGAGGCCTTAGAGATGCTTTCCAGAGAGAGTGAATCAAAG GTAAAATTGGTTCTAAATGCTCTTTCTGGGGAAGAGTTGGACACATTGAAGGAGGAAATGGAGCAGCTCAGAGAAGCATTTTCATTAGCTGAATTctctgaagaagaagaagaagaagaaaagaggg GAAATGAGGAGTTCACGAAAGAAGTAACAGAACTCTTTTCAGAACTGCATGTCTCCACAAAGCCGGACAAGCTGATCGTG GTGAGGACATCTGCTCATGAATGGATAGCACAATTCAACATTGCTCTTtctaaagaagaagaagagagtgAAGAAAACCAAGCAGAATCTGGAGATGGTGACCATGATGTTAAAAAATCTGTAGAG GATATTCATGCATTTGCCATTAGAAGTCTGGCTGAACTCACAGCATACTCCATTGAAATGTTTCACAAAACTGCAGCTTTGTTGCTACATGGTCAGAAGAAAGAGGTGACAGCCACAGACCGAGCCAAGTCTCTTTCACA aatGACGATTGTGCTGTGTAAAGAACTATCAACTTTCTCTAAAGAGTTTACTACGTGTTTAACAACTGCAGGG GTCAAAGAGAAGGCAGATGTGCTTAATCCTTTAATCACTGGAGTGTTTTTGGAG gCTTCAAACAGTGCTTCATATATCCAGGATGCCTTCCAACTCTTGCTGCCTGTACTGCAGATCTCTCTTATTGAGGCTAGAACGGAATTATTGCAGCAATAA
- the MFAP3 gene encoding microfibril-associated glycoprotein 3 gives MKLSYCLLILTVTIGLAIGFTVENVVSNRTVGLGSFNTSLHPVFQALVNSPAHHDIIAKEGTSVLIECKMNVSQYEYILWYNSRGHLLEQKDEGGRWWIADNSLNITKVNFADRGRYTCAAVNRNDTLFYTVTLRVIFTSGDMSIYYMIVCLVAFAITLILNITRLCMMSSHLRKTEKAINEFFRTEGAEKLQKAFEIAKRIPIITSAKTLELAKVTQFKTMEFARYIEELARSIPLPPLILNCRAFMEEIFEAVRVDDPDEVGEEVKQTQACGTQAAIYPINAEIKRSDSPAGDSDDGSMNEQGQEIAVQVSIHPQSEVQSIDTVSHDSCQFPPSEEGAC, from the exons ATGAAGCTCAGCTACTGTCTGTTAATTTTGACTGTTACTATTGGTCTTGCAATTGGATTTACCGTGGAAAATGTAGTTTCTAACAGGACAGTTGGTTTGGGGTCCTTCAATACATCACTTCATCCAGTATTTCAAGCTTTAGTAAACTCTCCAGCTCACCATGATATCATAGCCAAGGAGGGGACCAGTGTTCTAATTGAATGTAAGATGAACGTCAGCCAATATGAATATATTCTTTGGTATAACTCCAGAGGACACCTGCTTGAACAGAAAGATGAAG GTGGACGGTGGTGGATTGCTGATAATTCCCTTAACATCACAAAGGTCAACTTTGCTGACCGGGGGCGATACACATGTGCAGCTGTTAATCGTAATGATACCTTGTTTTACACAGTCACCCTGAGGGTTATCTTCACCTCAGGAGACATGAGTATTTACTACATGATTGTATGCCTAGTTGCCTTCGCCATCACCCTCATTTTAAACATCACCCGTCTGTGCATGATGAGCAGTCACCTCCgcaaaacagagaaagctaTTAATGAGTTCTTCAGGACGGAAGGGGCTGAGAAGCTTCAGAAGGCTTTTGAGATAGCCAAGCGTATTCCTATCATTACATCTGCGAAAACGCTAGAGTTGGCCAAAGTCACTCAGTTTAAGACCATGGAGTTTGCTCGATACATTGAAGAGCTTGCCAGAAGTATTCCCCTTCCACCACTGATCCTTAACTGCAGGGCATTCATGGAAGAGATCTTTGAGGCAGTGCGAGTTGATGATCCTGATGAAGTTGGTGAGGAGGTGAAACAAACCCAAGCCTGTGGTACCCAAGCTGCGATATATCCCATCAACGCAGAGATCAAGCGCAGCGATTCACCAGCTGGGGATTCAGATGATGGGTCCATGAATGAACAAGGCCAAGAGATCGCTGTTCAGGTGTCCATTCACCCACAGTCGGAAGTGCAGAGCATTGACACAGTCTCTCATGACAGCTGCCAGTTTCCTCCTTCTGAGGAAGGCGCCTGCTGA